A DNA window from Etheostoma spectabile isolate EspeVRDwgs_2016 chromosome 22, UIUC_Espe_1.0, whole genome shotgun sequence contains the following coding sequences:
- the armc3 gene encoding armadillo repeat-containing protein 3 isoform X3 encodes MALGIMATNGDVKRALKKIDVIPSIIDKLSLEEDIVVHEFATLCLASLSVDFVCKVKISDNKGLPPLIQLLSSPDPDVKKNSLEIIFNLVQDYQSRLELHELGGIPPLLELLKSDFPVIQLLALKTLQNVTTDTNTCTTFREERGFEKLMDILSNMDFRDLHAEALQVVANCLSDSKSLQLIHKGGGLTRLMELVLTPNLPEIQSNAVKCIARVAQSSENRKLLHEQNVEKVLVELLSVADISVKTATCQAVSVMSLYLASKGSFRDLDGIPAVVQLLNNESLELKEVATQALSNLTHGNQLNAFAVYEAGGDKILVQQLYGSCCRTVANSAAILGNMAGQEVIRCSILSHGAIQALVEPLQSTDTQVLINTTQCLTVLACDTEARAELLSAGGLQPLVNLLRSYHKEVLYHACLAINVCASDVNTAVEMCQFGALEMLQEINLSVNRRSRCSQLAMISLLNFNLSAKYSLTSHLASTDIISDGFYDAGKARAGQRIHTLEELSKQPVNEYQKIIVVNTATEKNKKDDKHKSKTQPESTTEKAWKMMDDVSLQLLVNEAKKSILPLSDERERCAALARLVSEAMGGAVEMEKLHEFSWLLHLNELKFQLQSNVVPIGLISRGIHCHRALLFKCLADCIGMGCTLERGECGRAWNEVLFFNGNPSMNERPSQPCRYIVDLMHQPGSLLTANTPAAVQYQTI; translated from the exons GGCCTTGGGCATAATGGCCACCAACG GTGATGTAAAGAGGGCTCTGAAAAAAATAGATGTCATTCCATCCATCATTGACAAACTGTCTCTTGAAG AAGATATAGTTGTCCATGAGTTTGCAACACTGTGCCTGGCCTCTCTGTCAGTGgattttgtctgtaaagtcaAGATCTCTGACAACAAGGGCCTGCCACCTTTAATCCAGCTCTTATCCAGTCCAGACCCCGATGTCAAGAAGAACTCCCTAGAGATAATCTTTAACCTGGTTCAG GACTACCAAAGTCGTCTGGAATTACATGAATTGGGAGGGATACCTCCACTTCTGGAACTGTTGAAGTCCGACTTCCCTGTCATTCAGCTTTTGGCTTTAAAAACGCTGCAGAATGTCACCACTGATACAAATACATGCACCACCTTCAGGGAAGAGAGAGGATTTGAGAAGCTCATGGATATCCTCAGTAACATg GACTTCCGTGACCTTCATGCTGAGGCCTTACAGGTAGTTGCTAACTGTTTAAGTGACAGTAAGAGTTTACAGCTAATCCACAAGGGTGGAGGACTGACAAGGCTAATGGAGCTTGTTCTCACCCCAAATTTACCTGAAATTCAGTCCAACGCTGTGAAATGCATCGCCAGGGTTGCTCAGAGCT CTGAGAATCGCAAGCTGCTCCATGAGCAGAATGTGGAGAAGGTTCTGgtagagcttctgtctgtggCTGATATCAGCGTGAAAACAGCTACCTGCCAGGCTGTGTCCGTCATGAGCTTATACCTAGCCAGCAAAGGCAGCTTCAGAGACCTGG ATGGTATCCCAGCAGTTGTACAGTTGCTGAACAATGAGAGTTTGGAGCTAAAAGAAGTAGCAACCCAGGCCCTCTCCAACCTCACACATGGCAACCAGCTTAATGCATT TGCTGTGTACGAGGCAGGAGGCGATAAGATTCTTGTCCAGCAGCTGTATGGAAGCTGTTGCAGGACGGTGGCAAATTCTGCTGCCATACTTGGCAACATGGCAGGGCAGGAGGTCATCCGCTGCAGTATCTTGTCACATGGAGCGATACAGGCTCTGGTGGAGCCCTTACAGTCCACAGATACACAGGTTCTGATCAACACCACGCAGTGCCTGACAGTGCTAGCCTGTGATACAGAAGCTAGGGCAGAG TTACTAAGTGCTGGAGGCCTTCAACCACTGGTCAATTTGCTGCGCTCCTATCACAAGGAGGTATTGTACCATGCATGTTTGGCTATCAATGTCTGCGCCAGTGATGTGAACACCGCTGTGGAGATGTGCCAATTTGG AGCCCTGGAAATGCTTCAGGAAATCAACCTATCAGTGAATCGAAGGAGCCGTTGCAGCCAGTTGGCCATGATCAGCCTGCTTAACTTTAACTTGTCTGCCAAATACAGCCTGACAAGTCACTTGGCCTCCACTGACATAATTAGCGATGGCTTCTATGATGCTGggaag gcTCGTGCCGGTCAAAGGATTCACACTTTAGAGGAACTGTCCAAGCAGCCTGTCAACGAGTACCAGAAAATTATTGTTGTCAACACAGCAACAGA AAAGAACAAAAAGGATGACAAACATAAAAGTAAGACCCAGCCTGAGTCTACTACAGAGAAAGCGTGGAAGATGATGGATGACGTCTCATTGCAGCTTCTAGTTAACGAGGCCAAAAAATCTATCCTCCCACTGAGTGATGAACGAGAGAGGTGTGCTGCCTTGGCCAG gctggtgagtgaagccaTGGGCGGAGCAGTGGAGATGGAAAAGTTGCATGAATTCTCATGGTTGCTGCATCTCAACGAGCTCAAGTTTCAGCTTCAGTCTAATGTCGTTCCCATCGGTTTGATCAGTAGGGGAATCCATTGCCATAGGGCACTTCTCTTCAAG TGTCTGGCTGATTGCATCGGAATGGGCTGCACACTTGAAAGGGGTGAGTGCGGCCGGGCTTGGAACGAGGTACTCTTCTTCAATGGGAATCCCTCCATGAATGAACGCCCTTCACAGCCCTGCCGCTACATAGTAGACCTCATGCACCAGCCTGGAAGCCTGCTGACAGCAAATACCCCTGCTGCTGTGCAATACCAGACTATCTAG
- the msrb2 gene encoding methionine-R-sulfoxide reductase B2, mitochondrial, with protein sequence MSRLVGRLFVVVSQHAKARSAVSPRRIPVFTRPVSTSQGLQSLTRYDENTDWQKKLSPEQYVVTREKGTEMPFSGIYLNHSEVGMYHCVCCEVPLFSSEAKYDSGTGWPAFKEAHGTWERDESHTSIIRRPDNSLGSAGTEVLCKNCDSHLGHVFDDGPDPTGQRFCINSVALTFKPRRNSKADKDEQN encoded by the exons atgTCTCGTTTAGTCGGCCGTCTCTTCGTTGTAGTTTCTCAGCACGCGAAGGCCAGATCCGCGGTGTCACCGAGGAGGATTCCGGTATTCACCCGTCCTGTGTCCACATCTCAAG GCCTGCAGTCTCTAACTCGTTATGATGAGAATACAGACTGGCAAAAGAAACTGTCCCCAGAACAGTATGTAGTCACcagagagaaagggacagagaTG CCCTTTAGTGGGATCTACCTTAACCATTCTGAAGTGGGGATGTACCACTGTGTCTGCTGTGAAGTTCCACTTTTCAG TTCAGAGGCTAAGTATGACTCTGGGACAGGCTGGCCAGCATTTAAAGAGGCCCATGGGACATGGGAGCGGGACGAAAGCCACACCTCCATCATTCGTCGCCCTGACAACAGCCTGGGAAGTGCTGGGACTGAGGtcctttgtaaaaat TGCGATTCCCACCTGGGTCATGTGTTTGACGATGGACCAGACCCGACAGGTCAGCGGTTCTGTATCAACAGCGTGGCTCTCACGTTTAAACCCAGAAGAAACAGCAAAGCTGACAAGGATGAGCAGAACTGA
- the c8g gene encoding complement component C8 gamma chain, whose product MAGVWRFMLAVVVLMCLCLWGSTEAVGGAVSRPKPQKRPPKKPKVDPIELIPAAQNVDIQQMAGTWYLLNTASKCSYLMTHGTKVEPTVMTLTHSSAQTLSVSTKTRHNHQCWEILQVYDLTPTTGKLTLQGTRPELNTEIVIGETDYNSYAIMYYQKLGKMTMKLYARSVDNLSEPMLTKFEQLAEKQGLGLAYLFPFPNYSHCGDVDKDHVINCVPAC is encoded by the exons ATGGCTGGAGTATGGCGTTTCATGTTGGCAGTGGTggtgttgatgtgtttgtgtctgtggggTTCCACTGAGGCTGTAGGGGGTGCCGTAAGTCGACCGAAACCTCAAAAACGACCTCCCAAGAAGCCAAAGGTCGACCCTATTGAGTTGATCCCAGCTGCACAGAATGTAGACATACAACAG ATGGCAGGaacatggtacctgctcaacACTGCCTCCAAATGCTCTTACCTGATGACTCATGGAACCAAGGTGGAGCCTACAGTCATGACCCTCACACATTCCTCTGCCCAAACACTGTCTGTCAGCACTAAAACACGACA TAATCACCAGTGTTGGGAGATATTACAGGTCTATGATCTAACACCGACCACAGGCAAGCTAACACTTCAAG GAACTCGTCCTGAGCTGAACACAGAGATAGTGATCGGGGAGACGGACTACAACTCCTATGCTATCATGTACTACCAGAAACTGGGCAAGATGACCATGAAACTCTATG CCAGGTCTGTAGACAATCTGTCAGAGCCAATGTTGACCAAGTTTGAGCAGCTTGCTGAAAAACAGGGTTTGGGACTGGCCTACCTCTTCCCCTTCCCCAACTACA gtcACTGTGGTGATGTGGACAAGGACCATGTAATCA ACTGTGTCCCTGCGTGTTGA
- the LOC116671975 gene encoding lipocalin, producing the protein MRNTLLRMLAALMCVLAACADVTPVQDFDLQKMAGKWYVVGFATNAPWFVNHKEGMKMGTATLVPTAEGDINLSYANLNADGSCWRMTHMANKTDTPGRFTFYSQVWNNDNDMRIVDVMYDDYAVVHTIKTKNGATEILNKLYSRTSEASVALQQKFKQFSLETGVLPENIAILPKNAECPEV; encoded by the exons ATGAGGAACACACTGCTGAGGATGCTGGCCGCCCTGATGTGTGTGCTGGCCGCCTGCGCCGATGTCACACCTGTGCAAGACTTTGACCTGCAGAAG ATGGCAGGCAAGTGGTACGTGGTTGGCTTTGCCACTAACGCTCCGTGGTTTGTGAACCACAAGGAAGGGATGAAGATGGGCACTGCCACTTTAGTGCCAACTGCTGAAGGAGACATTAACCTCTCTTATGCCAACCTGAA CGCTGATGGTAGTTGCTGGAGAATGACTCACATGGCTAACAAAACCGACACTCCTGGACGCTTCACCTTCTACAGTCAGG TTTGGAACAATGACAACGACATGCGCATTGTTGACGTTATGTACGATGATTACGCTGTGGTCCACACTATCAAGACAAAGAACGGAGCGACTGAGATCCTCAACAAGCTTTACA GTCGCACTAGTGAGGCCAGTGTTGCCCTGCAGCAGAAGTTCAAACAGTTCTCACTGGAGACTGGCGTCCTCCCTGAAAACATCGCCATCTTGCCTAAAAATG CTGAGTGTCCTGAGGTCTGA